From Streptomyces sp. GSL17-111, one genomic window encodes:
- a CDS encoding carboxymuconolactone decarboxylase family protein: protein MDARLNLLGNPFADTFLKHLNAAGRAVTESALPAATQELVKIRASQINGCGFCTDMHTKEAAHAGENVTRLHLVAAWREATVFTEAERAALELTEQGTRIADAAGGVTDEAWANAAQHYDESQLGALVALISLINAYNRLNVIIRQPAGDYRPGQFA from the coding sequence GTGGACGCTCGCTTGAACCTCCTCGGCAACCCGTTCGCAGACACGTTCCTGAAGCACCTCAACGCGGCGGGCAGGGCGGTCACGGAGTCCGCCCTGCCCGCCGCGACACAGGAACTGGTGAAGATCCGCGCCAGCCAGATCAACGGCTGCGGTTTCTGCACCGACATGCACACCAAGGAAGCGGCACACGCCGGTGAGAACGTGACGCGTCTCCACCTCGTCGCGGCGTGGCGGGAGGCCACGGTGTTCACCGAGGCGGAGCGCGCCGCCCTGGAACTGACGGAGCAGGGCACCCGGATCGCCGACGCCGCCGGCGGGGTCACCGACGAGGCCTGGGCGAACGCCGCGCAGCACTACGACGAGTCCCAACTGGGTGCGCTCGTCGCCCTCATCTCCCTCATCAACGCCTACAACCGGCTGAACGTCATCATCCGGCAGCCCGCCGGTGACTACCGGCCCGGTCAGTTCGCCTGA
- a CDS encoding aminotransferase class IV family protein: protein MAAYLVQRDTRPATGGDLAPLAFAGYAHFTALQAREGLVRGLDLHLARLRSASLRLFGQALPDARVRSALRTALDAGPADVSLTATLYSTAGEFTVPEPDAELSILVRTGPPAEGPAGPLKLTAVPHERHLPTVKHVGEVAKTYYLRQAAARGRDDAAFVDRQGRLSEATIWNLAFWDGTSVVWPRAEKLDGTTMGIVRRQLDRMDVPQRVRDVTLRDLAALSGAVVMNSWTPGVTVREIGSVPLPEAPDFLGLLHRAYRAEPATAP from the coding sequence ATGGCCGCTTATCTCGTCCAGCGCGACACCCGCCCGGCCACCGGTGGGGACCTGGCACCGCTGGCCTTCGCGGGCTACGCCCACTTCACCGCCCTGCAGGCCCGCGAGGGGCTGGTCCGGGGGCTCGACCTGCACCTGGCGCGTCTGCGGTCGGCCTCGCTGCGTCTCTTCGGTCAGGCCCTGCCCGACGCCCGGGTGCGCTCCGCGCTGCGCACCGCCCTGGACGCCGGGCCCGCCGACGTCTCGCTGACGGCGACGCTGTACTCGACGGCCGGTGAGTTCACCGTGCCGGAGCCGGACGCCGAGCTCTCGATCCTCGTCCGCACCGGCCCGCCCGCCGAGGGCCCCGCCGGTCCGCTGAAGCTGACCGCGGTGCCGCACGAACGGCACCTGCCCACCGTCAAACACGTCGGGGAGGTCGCCAAGACGTACTACCTGCGGCAGGCCGCCGCCCGGGGACGGGACGACGCCGCGTTCGTGGACCGTCAAGGACGCCTCAGCGAGGCGACGATCTGGAACCTGGCCTTCTGGGACGGCACCTCCGTGGTGTGGCCCCGTGCCGAGAAGCTCGACGGCACCACCATGGGCATCGTGCGCCGCCAACTGGACCGGATGGACGTCCCCCAGCGGGTCCGGGACGTGACCCTCCGCGACCTGGCCGCGCTCTCCGGCGCCGTCGTGATGAACTCATGGACCCCCGGTGTGACCGTGCGGGAGATCGGCTCCGTACCGTTGCCCGAGGCACCCGACTTCCTCGGGCTGCTCCACCGCGCCTACCGCGCGGAACCGGCCACCGCGCCCTGA
- a CDS encoding VOC family protein: MDITIHTSFLPHTDAEASLAFYRDVLGFEVRNDVGQGTMRWITVGPVGQPSTSILLAPPAVDPGITDAERRTISEMMAKGTYGWILLAARDLDDTFAKVRASDAEVVQEPTEQPYGIRDCAFRDPAGNLVRIQEVR, encoded by the coding sequence ATGGACATCACCATTCACACCAGTTTCCTCCCGCATACCGATGCCGAAGCGTCCCTGGCCTTCTACCGCGACGTCCTCGGCTTCGAGGTGCGCAACGACGTCGGCCAGGGCACCATGCGCTGGATCACGGTGGGTCCGGTCGGTCAGCCCAGCACCTCCATCCTCCTGGCACCCCCGGCGGTCGATCCCGGGATCACCGACGCCGAGCGGCGGACCATTTCCGAGATGATGGCCAAGGGAACCTACGGCTGGATCCTGCTCGCGGCCCGCGATCTGGACGACACTTTCGCGAAGGTGCGAGCCAGCGACGCCGAAGTCGTCCAGGAACCGACGGAGCAGCCCTACGGCATCCGTGACTGCGCGTTCCGAGACCCCGCAGGCAATCTCGTCCGCATCCAGGAGGTGCGCTGA
- a CDS encoding GDSL-type esterase/lipase family protein produces MHTENPWIDTPLTAELVRGALELERTEHGLLPHRLPARARVQHNDGQLAIAESQPSGVRLAFRTRATAVELDTLPTKRVYAGTPPRPDGVYDLLVDGRLTQQDTVPGGNVMTIDMATGAASTAPGSPGTLRFTGLPGSVKDIEIWLPHNETTELVALRTDAPVEPAPTADRPVWLHHGSSISHGSDAASPSATWPALAARLGGVELINLGLSGSALLDPFTARTLRDTPADVISVKIGINLVNTDVMRLRAFTSAVHGFLDTVRDGHPSAPLLVVSPILCPIHEDTPGPTAFDLDALATGALRFRATGEPAERAAGKLTLNVVREELSRLVGQRAADDPHLHYLDGRDLYGEPDVAELPLPDDLHPDAATHRLIGERFAARAFTPTGPFPPARR; encoded by the coding sequence TTGCACACCGAGAACCCGTGGATCGACACACCCCTCACCGCGGAGCTGGTCCGCGGCGCCCTCGAACTGGAACGGACGGAACACGGTCTCCTACCGCACCGACTCCCGGCGCGGGCCCGCGTCCAGCACAACGACGGACAACTCGCCATAGCCGAATCCCAGCCCTCCGGCGTACGGCTGGCCTTCCGCACCCGAGCCACCGCCGTGGAACTGGACACCCTCCCCACCAAGCGCGTCTACGCCGGCACCCCACCGCGCCCCGACGGCGTCTACGACCTCCTCGTCGACGGCCGCCTCACGCAGCAGGACACCGTTCCCGGCGGCAACGTCATGACCATCGACATGGCCACCGGAGCAGCCTCGACAGCGCCCGGCTCGCCCGGCACCCTCCGCTTCACCGGCCTGCCGGGCAGCGTCAAGGACATCGAGATCTGGCTGCCCCACAACGAGACCACCGAACTCGTCGCCCTGCGCACCGACGCACCCGTCGAGCCCGCCCCCACGGCGGACCGCCCGGTCTGGCTCCACCACGGCAGCTCGATCAGCCACGGTTCCGACGCGGCGAGCCCCAGCGCCACCTGGCCCGCCCTCGCCGCCCGGCTCGGCGGGGTCGAACTGATCAATCTGGGTCTGAGCGGCAGCGCGCTGCTCGACCCGTTCACCGCCCGCACGCTGCGCGACACACCGGCGGACGTGATCAGCGTCAAGATCGGCATCAACCTCGTCAACACCGATGTGATGCGGCTGCGCGCCTTCACCTCGGCCGTGCACGGCTTCCTCGACACCGTCCGGGACGGCCACCCCAGCGCTCCGCTGCTGGTCGTCTCTCCGATCCTGTGCCCCATCCACGAGGACACGCCCGGCCCCACCGCCTTCGACCTCGACGCGCTCGCCACCGGCGCTCTGCGGTTCCGGGCCACCGGAGAGCCGGCTGAGCGGGCCGCCGGCAAACTCACCCTCAACGTCGTCCGTGAGGAACTGAGCCGTCTGGTGGGGCAGCGAGCGGCGGACGACCCTCACCTGCACTACCTCGACGGCCGCGACCTCTACGGCGAGCCGGACGTCGCCGAGCTGCCGCTGCCGGACGACCTCCACCCGGACGCCGCCACCCACCGCCTGATCGGTGAACGCTTCGCGGCCCGGGCCTTCACGCCCACCGGACCCTTCCCTCCCGCGCGTCGCTGA
- a CDS encoding nitroreductase/quinone reductase family protein, whose protein sequence is MPVERRNKEPRLPPRGIVRLFWALHRGVYRASRGRIGLWRPRARGWGTLRLTTTGRRTRQQRSVVIGYIEDGPNLVSLAMNGWGEGEPAWWLNLRSTPEATADLADGRCQVRARAAAGEERARLWDRWRQINTELDAYAALRSSETAVVVLEPRPAAPGKDG, encoded by the coding sequence ATGCCGGTCGAGCGCCGGAACAAGGAACCGCGGCTTCCGCCCCGTGGCATCGTCCGGCTCTTCTGGGCCCTCCACCGGGGCGTCTACCGGGCATCTCGTGGCCGGATCGGGCTCTGGCGCCCACGGGCGCGCGGCTGGGGCACCCTGCGCCTGACCACCACCGGACGACGCACCAGACAACAGCGCAGCGTGGTCATCGGCTACATCGAGGACGGCCCGAACCTCGTGTCACTGGCGATGAACGGCTGGGGCGAGGGCGAGCCCGCGTGGTGGCTCAACCTTCGATCGACCCCCGAGGCGACAGCCGATCTCGCTGACGGACGGTGTCAGGTCCGTGCCCGCGCTGCGGCGGGGGAGGAGCGCGCACGGCTGTGGGACCGCTGGCGCCAGATCAACACGGAGCTCGACGCCTACGCGGCCCTGCGGTCGTCCGAGACCGCGGTGGTGGTCCTGGAACCCCGCCCCGCCGCCCCCGGGAAAGACGGCTGA